GTTAACGGACTGGCGCTGGGGCGAAGCTTATTTCGCTGAAAAGCTGTTCGATTTTGAATTGTCATCGAACAATGGCGGGTGGCAGTGGGCGGCCGGCAGCGGCTGCGATGCGGCGCCCTATTTCAGGGTGTTCAACCCGGAACTGCAAACCCAAAAATTCGACCCCGAAATGAAATACATCAAACAGTGGGTCGCTGAATTTGGAACTTCAAATTACCCCAAACCAATTGTAGATCATAAATTTGCAAGAGACCGCATACTGAAGGAGTACAAGAGGGCGCTGGCTGAATGAGAAGAAAAATAAAATATTCAAAAAGCAAATCTCAAATAAATCCCAAGTTTAAAATTCAAAAATGACAAATAAAGGTCACATAAAAAACAAGCTCCTCAAGTCTAAACTCCTCGTCTATTTATTGATTTGGGGGTTGGTTTTGTTGCTTGGCGCCTGGACTTTTAATAAATACACAAATTCAAAAAAAATGAGCATAAAAGTTGGTTCAAAAATTCCGGAGTTTTCCCTGCCTGACCAGGATGGAAACCTGGTAAATATCATGGATTTTGTAGGAAAAAATAATTTGGTGATTTACTTTTACCCGAAAGACGACACCCCTGGCTGTACGGCAGAGGCCTGTAGTTTCCGCGATCAGTTTGCGGTATTCAGAGATTCCGGCGCGGAGGTCTTCGGGATCAGTTCGGACAATGTAGCAAAACACAAAGCATTTGCTGAGAAACACCGTCTCCCTTTCCGACTCCTGAGTGATGTGAACAAGCGCGTCAGGAAGCTCTTCGGTGTCCCCTCCGATTTGCTTGGACTGCTCCCTGGAAGGGTGACCTATATTGTAGATAAATCGGGAACCGTGAGCCACATCTTCAACTCACAGTTTAATGCTGAAAAGCATGTGAGCGAAGCGCTGGAAGTATTGAAAAACCTGGATTAAAGAAAATATCATGAAAATTATTTTAATAGGCGCCACCGGATTTATCGGTCAACAACTGGTTAAAAACCTGTCATCGAAAA
This window of the Bacteroidales bacterium genome carries:
- a CDS encoding peroxiredoxin, with amino-acid sequence MSIKVGSKIPEFSLPDQDGNLVNIMDFVGKNNLVIYFYPKDDTPGCTAEACSFRDQFAVFRDSGAEVFGISSDNVAKHKAFAEKHRLPFRLLSDVNKRVRKLFGVPSDLLGLLPGRVTYIVDKSGTVSHIFNSQFNAEKHVSEALEVLKNLD